A region from the Citrobacter telavivensis genome encodes:
- the gltP gene encoding glutamate/aspartate:proton symporter GltP: MKSFKLSLAWQILIAMVLGILLGSYLHYHSDSREWLIANLLSPAGDIFIHLIKMIVVPIVISTLVVGIAGVGDAKQLGRIGAKTILYFEVITTIAIILGITLANVFQPGSGIDMSQLATVDISKYQNTTAEVQSHAHGLMGTILSLVPTNIVASMAKGDMLPIIFFSVLFGLGLSSLPATHREPLVTVFRSISETMFKVTHMVMRYAPIGVFALIAVTVANFGFASLWPLAKLVLLVHFAILFFALVVLGIVARICGLSIWILIRILKDELILAYSTASSESVLPRIIEKMEAYGAPASITSFVVPTGYSFNLDGSTLYQSIAAIFIAQLYGIDLSLWQEIVLVLTLMVTSKGIAGVPGVSFVVLLATLGSVGIPLEGLAFIAGVDRILDMARTALNVVGNALAVLVIAKWEHKFDRKKALAYEREVLGKFDKTAQ; this comes from the coding sequence ATGAAAAGTTTTAAACTCAGCCTGGCCTGGCAGATCCTGATTGCCATGGTGCTGGGCATTTTACTCGGCAGTTATCTGCATTATCACAGCGATAGCCGCGAGTGGCTGATTGCAAACCTGCTCTCTCCGGCAGGGGATATCTTTATCCATCTGATTAAAATGATCGTTGTGCCGATTGTGATCTCTACGCTGGTTGTCGGCATTGCCGGTGTCGGCGATGCGAAACAGCTGGGACGTATCGGCGCGAAAACTATTCTCTATTTCGAAGTGATCACGACCATCGCCATTATCCTCGGGATTACGCTGGCGAATGTGTTTCAGCCGGGGTCCGGCATTGATATGTCGCAACTGGCGACCGTGGACATTTCGAAATACCAGAACACGACGGCAGAAGTGCAGAGCCACGCGCATGGCCTGATGGGCACGATTCTGTCGCTGGTCCCGACGAACATCGTCGCCTCGATGGCGAAGGGCGACATGCTGCCTATTATCTTTTTCTCGGTGCTGTTTGGTTTGGGGCTTTCCTCACTGCCGGCAACGCATCGTGAGCCGCTGGTGACGGTGTTCCGTTCCATTTCCGAAACCATGTTTAAAGTGACGCACATGGTGATGCGCTATGCGCCGATCGGGGTATTCGCGCTGATTGCCGTGACCGTGGCGAACTTCGGTTTTGCCTCACTGTGGCCGCTGGCGAAGCTGGTACTGTTGGTTCATTTCGCGATCCTGTTCTTCGCGCTGGTGGTGCTGGGTATTGTCGCGCGCATTTGCGGGCTGAGCATCTGGATCCTGATCCGCATTCTGAAAGACGAGTTGATTCTGGCGTACTCTACCGCCAGCTCCGAAAGCGTTTTGCCGCGGATTATCGAGAAGATGGAAGCCTATGGCGCGCCGGCCTCGATCACCAGTTTTGTGGTGCCGACCGGTTACTCGTTCAACCTCGATGGTTCGACCCTGTACCAGAGTATTGCCGCGATCTTCATCGCGCAGTTGTACGGTATCGACCTGTCACTGTGGCAGGAAATCGTGCTGGTGCTGACGCTGATGGTGACATCGAAAGGGATTGCCGGCGTACCGGGCGTCTCCTTCGTGGTACTGCTGGCAACGCTTGGTAGCGTAGGCATTCCATTGGAAGGCCTGGCCTTTATCGCGGGTGTGGATCGTATTCTCGACATGGCGCGTACGGCGCTGAACGTGGTGGGGAATGCGCTGGCGGTGCTGGTTATCGCCAAATGGGAACACAAGTTTGACCGCAAAAAAGCGCTGGCGTATGAGCGCGAAGTACTGGGCAAATTCGATAAAACCGCTCAGTAA
- a CDS encoding formate dehydrogenase subunit alpha: protein MKKVVTVCPYCASGCKINLVVDNGKIVRAEAAQGKTNQGTLCLKGYYGWDFINDTQILTPRLKTPMIRRQRGGKLESVSWDEALNYVAERLSAIKAKYGPDAIQTTGSSRGTGNETNYIMQKFARAVIGTNNVDCCARVUHGPSVAGLHQSVGNGAMSNAINEIDNTDLVFIFGYNPADSHPIVANHVINAKRNGAKIIVCDPRKIETARIADMHIALRNGSNIALLNAMGHVIIEESLYDQAFVASRTEGFEEYRKIVEGYTPESVEEITGVSASEIRQAARMYAGAKNATILWGMGVTQFYQGVETVRSLTSLAMLTGNLGKPSVGVNPVRGQNNVQGACDMGALPDTYPGYQYVKEPANREKFAKAWGVDSLPAHTGYRISELPHRAAHGEVRAAYIMGEDPLQTDAELSAVRKGFEDLELVIVQDIFMTKTASAADVILPSTSWGEHEGVFTAADRGFQRFFKAVEPKWDLKTDWQIISEIATRMGYPMHYNNTQEIWDELRHLCPDFYGATYEKMGELGYIQWPCRDTSDADQGTSYLFKEKFDTPNGMAQFFTCDWVAPIDKLTEEYPMVLSTVREVGHYSCRSMTGNCAALAALADEPGYAQINAADAARLGIEDEALVWVHSRKGKIITRAQVSERPNKGAIYMTYQWWIGACNELVTENLSPITKTPEYKYCAVRVEPIADQSAAEQYVIDEYNKLKARLRETAMG from the coding sequence ATGAAAAAAGTCGTCACGGTTTGCCCGTATTGCGCATCAGGTTGCAAGATAAACCTGGTGGTCGATAACGGCAAAATCGTCCGGGCTGAGGCGGCGCAGGGGAAAACCAATCAGGGTACTCTGTGTCTGAAGGGCTATTACGGCTGGGATTTCATTAACGATACCCAGATCCTGACCCCGCGCCTGAAAACCCCTATGATTCGTCGCCAGCGTGGCGGCAAACTGGAATCTGTTTCCTGGGATGAAGCGCTGAACTACGTCGCCGAGCGCCTGAGCGCCATCAAAGCGAAATACGGCCCTGATGCCATCCAGACGACCGGCTCGTCTCGTGGTACCGGGAATGAAACCAACTACATCATGCAAAAATTTGCGCGCGCCGTTATTGGTACCAATAACGTTGACTGCTGCGCTCGCGTCTGACACGGCCCATCGGTTGCAGGTCTGCACCAGTCGGTCGGTAACGGCGCAATGAGTAATGCAATTAACGAAATTGATAACACCGATTTAGTGTTTATCTTCGGCTACAACCCGGCGGATTCCCACCCTATTGTGGCGAATCACGTGATTAACGCTAAACGTAACGGGGCGAAAATTATCGTCTGCGATCCGCGCAAAATTGAAACCGCGCGCATTGCCGACATGCACATCGCATTGCGAAACGGCTCGAATATCGCGCTATTGAACGCAATGGGTCATGTCATTATTGAAGAAAGCCTCTACGACCAGGCGTTTGTGGCCTCGCGTACGGAAGGCTTTGAAGAGTACCGCAAGATTGTCGAAGGCTATACGCCGGAGTCCGTTGAGGAGATAACCGGCGTCAGCGCGAGTGAAATTCGCCAGGCGGCGCGGATGTATGCCGGGGCGAAAAACGCGACCATCCTGTGGGGCATGGGTGTAACCCAGTTCTATCAGGGCGTGGAAACCGTGCGTTCACTGACCAGCCTCGCGATGCTGACCGGCAACCTCGGTAAGCCCAGCGTGGGCGTTAACCCGGTACGTGGTCAGAACAACGTTCAGGGCGCGTGCGATATGGGTGCGCTGCCGGATACCTATCCGGGCTATCAGTATGTGAAAGAACCGGCCAACCGCGAGAAATTCGCCAAAGCCTGGGGCGTGGACAGTCTGCCTGCGCACACCGGCTATCGCATCAGCGAGCTGCCGCACCGTGCGGCGCATGGCGAAGTGCGTGCGGCATACATCATGGGTGAAGATCCGCTGCAAACCGATGCGGAACTCTCTGCGGTGCGCAAAGGCTTTGAGGATCTGGAGCTGGTCATCGTGCAGGACATCTTTATGACCAAAACCGCCTCGGCGGCGGATGTTATTTTACCGTCGACGTCATGGGGTGAGCATGAAGGGGTATTTACCGCGGCTGACCGTGGCTTCCAGCGCTTCTTTAAAGCCGTTGAGCCGAAGTGGGATCTGAAAACCGACTGGCAAATCATCAGTGAAATTGCCACACGGATGGGGTATCCGATGCACTACAACAACACCCAGGAGATCTGGGATGAGTTGCGTCATCTGTGCCCGGATTTCTACGGTGCCACTTACGAGAAGATGGGCGAACTGGGGTATATCCAGTGGCCTTGCCGTGACACGTCGGACGCCGATCAGGGGACGTCTTACCTCTTTAAAGAGAAGTTTGATACCCCGAACGGCATGGCACAGTTCTTCACCTGCGACTGGGTGGCGCCTATCGATAAACTCACCGAAGAGTACCCGATGGTACTGTCAACGGTGCGTGAAGTCGGTCACTACTCCTGTCGTTCGATGACCGGTAACTGTGCGGCCCTGGCCGCGCTGGCAGACGAACCGGGCTATGCGCAAATCAACGCGGCCGACGCGGCGCGTCTGGGCATTGAAGATGAAGCGCTGGTCTGGGTTCACTCGCGCAAAGGCAAAATCATCACCCGCGCACAGGTCAGCGAACGCCCGAACAAAGGGGCGATTTATATGACCTACCAGTGGTGGATTGGCGCCTGTAACGAGTTGGTGACGGAGAACTTAAGCCCGATTACCAAAACGCCGGAGTACAAGTATTGCGCCGTGCGTGTGGAGCCGATTGCCGATCAATCCGCCGCCGAGCAGTACGTGATTGATGAGTACAACAAGCTGAAGGCCCGCCTGCGCGAAACCGCAATGGGTTAA
- the phnP gene encoding phosphonate metabolism protein PhnP has product MSLTITLSGTGGAQGVPAYGCDCAACRRARLQEQYRRRPCSGVVKFNDAVTLLDAGIPHLMDDWPAGSFRQFLLTHYHMDHVQGLFPLRWGVGASIPVYGPPDEQGCDDLFKHPGILDFSYTVEPFVVFELQGLQVTPLPLNHSKLTLGYLLETAHSRVAWLSDTAGLPDKTLTFLLNNQPQVIVIDCSHAPSPEPPRNHGDLTTVMAMNEVIHCPQVILTHISHQFDVWLMDNPLPDGFEAGYDGMQIVVD; this is encoded by the coding sequence ATGAGCCTGACCATTACGCTGAGCGGCACGGGCGGCGCGCAAGGGGTGCCGGCGTATGGCTGCGACTGCGCCGCCTGTCGTCGCGCACGCTTGCAGGAACAGTATCGCCGACGCCCGTGTAGCGGCGTGGTCAAATTCAACGATGCGGTGACGCTGCTGGATGCGGGCATACCGCACCTGATGGACGACTGGCCGGCGGGCAGTTTCCGACAGTTTTTACTCACCCACTACCACATGGATCATGTACAGGGATTGTTTCCGCTGCGCTGGGGCGTTGGTGCGTCTATCCCGGTGTATGGCCCGCCGGACGAACAGGGTTGCGACGATCTGTTTAAGCACCCCGGCATTCTGGACTTTAGCTACACCGTCGAGCCGTTTGTGGTGTTTGAGTTACAGGGATTACAGGTCACACCGCTGCCGCTGAATCACTCAAAGCTGACGTTGGGTTATCTTCTGGAGACGGCGCACAGCCGCGTGGCGTGGCTATCCGACACCGCCGGACTGCCCGATAAAACGCTCACCTTTCTGCTCAACAATCAGCCGCAGGTTATCGTCATCGACTGTAGCCATGCGCCGAGTCCGGAACCCCCGCGCAACCACGGTGATTTAACCACGGTGATGGCGATGAATGAGGTGATCCACTGCCCGCAGGTGATCCTCACCCATATTAGCCACCAGTTCGACGTCTGGCTGATGGATAACCCGCTCCCGGACGGATTTGAAGCGGGCTATGACGGAATGCAGATTGTGGTGGATTAG
- the phnO gene encoding aminoalkylphosphonate N-acetyltransferase, which produces MSACELRRATAQDTEAVYALICELKQTTFDYPAFRAGFTANLQDARLRYQLALLDGEAVGLIGLHLQYHLHHANWIGEIQELVVMPQARSLKIGSQLLAWAEQKAREAGAEMTELSTSVKRHNAHRFYLREGYEQSHFRFTKAL; this is translated from the coding sequence ATGTCTGCCTGTGAACTTCGTCGCGCCACGGCACAAGACACCGAGGCCGTGTACGCGCTCATCTGCGAACTGAAACAAACCACGTTTGATTACCCGGCCTTTCGCGCCGGATTCACCGCCAATTTGCAGGATGCCCGATTGCGCTATCAGTTGGCGCTGCTTGACGGTGAGGCGGTTGGGTTGATTGGCCTGCATTTGCAGTATCATTTACATCACGCCAACTGGATTGGCGAGATTCAGGAGCTGGTGGTGATGCCGCAGGCGCGGAGTCTGAAAATCGGCAGCCAGTTGTTGGCATGGGCGGAACAGAAAGCCCGCGAGGCGGGAGCGGAGATGACGGAGCTGTCCACCAGCGTGAAGCGCCATAACGCCCACCGTTTTTATCTGCGCGAAGGCTACGAACAGAGCCATTTTCGCTTCACAAAAGCATTGTGA
- the phnN gene encoding ribose 1,5-bisphosphokinase, with product MGKLIWLMGPSGSGKDSLLTALRQQEHAQLLVAHRYITRAANAGSENHVALSEQEFFTRAGHNLLALSWHANGFYYGVGVEIDLWLNGGFDVVVNGSRAHLPQAQARYGTALLPVCLQVSPTILRQRLQARGRESETEIAARLERAARYAPFDCHTLNNDGSLHQSVDTLLTLMGRKEPRHVCL from the coding sequence ATGGGAAAACTGATCTGGCTGATGGGGCCGTCCGGCTCCGGAAAGGACAGTTTGCTGACGGCACTCCGTCAGCAGGAACATGCGCAACTGCTGGTGGCGCATCGTTACATCACCCGCGCGGCGAACGCCGGGAGCGAGAATCATGTTGCCCTGAGCGAACAGGAGTTTTTCACCCGCGCCGGGCATAACCTGCTGGCGTTAAGCTGGCATGCTAACGGCTTTTACTATGGCGTCGGCGTGGAGATCGACCTCTGGCTCAACGGCGGCTTCGACGTGGTGGTCAACGGCTCCCGGGCGCATCTTCCCCAGGCGCAGGCGCGCTACGGTACGGCGCTGCTGCCGGTCTGTTTGCAGGTCTCCCCCACGATTTTGCGCCAGCGTTTACAGGCGCGCGGGCGGGAAAGCGAAACGGAGATCGCCGCGCGTCTCGAACGCGCCGCCCGCTATGCCCCGTTTGACTGCCATACGTTGAATAACGACGGCAGTTTGCACCAGTCCGTCGATACACTGTTAACGTTAATGGGACGCAAGGAGCCACGCCATGTCTGCCTGTGA
- the phnM gene encoding alpha-D-ribose 1-methylphosphonate 5-triphosphate diphosphatase, with amino-acid sequence MIINNVKLVLEDEVVQGSLEMQEGVIRAFAQSQSRLPQALDGEGGWLLPGLIELHTDNLDKFFTPRPKVDWPAHSAMSSHDALMVASGITTVLDAVAIGDVRDGGDRLENLEKMINAVEETQKRGVNRAEHRLHLRCELPHHTTLPLFEKLVGREPVTLVSLMDHSPGQRQFANREKYREYYQGKYSLTDEQMARYEEEQLQLAARWSQPNRTAIAKLCHERNIALASHDDATAGHVLESHQLGSVIAEFPTTFEAAEASRQHGMNVLMGAPNIVRGGSHSGNVAAHTLAELGLLDILSSDYYPASLLDAAFRVADDAANRFTLPQAIRLVTANPARALSLSDRGTIAEGKRADLVLAHRKGDHIHIDHVWRQGKRVF; translated from the coding sequence ATGATTATCAACAATGTAAAGCTGGTGCTGGAAGATGAAGTGGTGCAGGGATCGCTGGAAATGCAGGAGGGTGTGATTCGCGCGTTTGCGCAAAGTCAGAGCCGTCTTCCACAGGCGCTCGACGGTGAAGGCGGCTGGCTGCTGCCGGGACTGATTGAGCTTCACACCGACAATCTCGACAAATTCTTCACCCCCCGCCCGAAGGTGGACTGGCCCGCCCATTCGGCGATGAGCAGCCACGACGCGCTGATGGTCGCCAGCGGTATCACCACCGTGCTAGACGCGGTAGCGATTGGCGATGTCCGCGACGGCGGCGATCGTCTGGAAAACCTGGAGAAAATGATCAACGCCGTGGAGGAGACGCAAAAGCGTGGGGTGAACCGCGCCGAACACCGCCTGCATCTGCGCTGCGAACTGCCGCACCACACCACGTTACCGCTGTTCGAGAAACTGGTGGGTCGTGAACCGGTCACGCTGGTTTCGCTGATGGATCACTCGCCGGGCCAGCGCCAGTTCGCCAACCGCGAGAAGTACCGTGAGTATTATCAGGGCAAGTATTCGCTGACCGATGAACAGATGGCGCGTTACGAAGAGGAACAGCTTCAGCTTGCCGCACGCTGGTCACAGCCCAACCGGACGGCCATCGCGAAGTTGTGCCATGAGCGCAACATTGCGCTGGCGAGCCACGATGACGCCACCGCCGGACATGTGCTTGAATCACATCAGCTTGGCAGCGTGATCGCCGAATTTCCCACCACCTTTGAAGCTGCAGAAGCCTCACGCCAGCACGGCATGAACGTGCTGATGGGCGCGCCGAACATCGTGCGCGGCGGTTCTCACTCCGGCAACGTCGCGGCGCATACGCTGGCGGAGTTGGGCCTGCTGGATATTCTCTCGTCGGATTACTACCCTGCCAGCCTGCTGGATGCGGCGTTTCGCGTCGCGGACGACGCGGCCAACCGCTTCACCCTGCCGCAGGCGATCCGCCTGGTCACCGCCAACCCGGCACGGGCGCTCAGTCTCAGCGATCGCGGCACGATCGCCGAAGGGAAACGCGCCGATCTGGTACTGGCGCACCGCAAGGGCGATCACATCCACATCGACCACGTCTGGCGTCAGGGAAAGAGGGTGTTCTGA
- the phnL gene encoding phosphonate C-P lyase system protein PhnL, which produces MIRVENVSKTFVLHQQNGVRLPVLQNASLEVKNGECVVLHGHSGSGKSTLLRSLYANYLPDEGHIHIRHRDEWVDLVQAPARKVLEVRRATIGWVSQFLRVIPRISALDVVMQPLLDLGVPREACAAKAANLLTRLNVPERLWHLAPSTFSGGEQQRVNIARGFIVDYPILLLDEPTASLDAKNSAAVVALIEEAKARGAAIVGIFHDQTVRDRVADRLHLMGTTP; this is translated from the coding sequence ATGATTCGCGTAGAAAATGTCAGCAAGACTTTTGTGCTCCACCAGCAAAACGGCGTGCGCCTGCCGGTGCTGCAAAACGCCTCGCTGGAGGTAAAAAACGGTGAATGCGTCGTGCTGCATGGCCATTCCGGCAGCGGGAAATCGACACTGCTCCGTTCGCTGTATGCCAACTACCTGCCCGATGAAGGACACATCCATATTCGCCATCGCGACGAATGGGTGGATCTGGTGCAGGCCCCGGCGCGCAAAGTGCTGGAAGTACGCCGCGCCACGATCGGCTGGGTGAGCCAGTTTCTGCGGGTGATCCCGCGGATCTCCGCGCTGGATGTCGTCATGCAGCCGCTGCTGGATCTCGGCGTGCCGCGCGAGGCGTGCGCCGCCAAAGCCGCAAACCTGCTGACGCGCCTGAACGTGCCGGAACGCCTGTGGCACCTTGCCCCGTCAACTTTTTCCGGCGGTGAACAACAGCGCGTCAACATTGCGCGCGGTTTTATCGTCGATTACCCGATTTTGTTACTCGACGAACCGACCGCATCGCTCGATGCCAAAAACAGTGCCGCCGTGGTGGCGCTGATTGAAGAGGCAAAAGCGCGCGGCGCGGCCATTGTCGGCATTTTTCACGATCAAACTGTGCGCGACCGCGTAGCGGATCGTTTGCACCTGATGGGAACAACACCATGA
- the phnK gene encoding phosphonate C-P lyase system protein PhnK: MTQPLLSVNNLTHLYAPGKGFSEVSFDLWPGEVLGIVGESGSGKTTLLKSISSRLTPQSGEIQYQNRSLYAMSEADRRRLLRTEWGVVHQHPLDGLRRQVSAGGNIGERLMATGARHYGEIRATAQRWLEEVEIPASRIDDLPTTFSGGMQQRLQIARNLVTHPKLVFMDEPTGGLDVSVQAKLLDLLRGLVVELDLAVVIVTHDLGVARLLADRLLVMKQGQVVESGLTDRVLDDPHHPYTQLLVSSVLQN; the protein is encoded by the coding sequence ATGACGCAACCGCTGCTTTCGGTTAATAACCTGACCCATCTCTACGCGCCGGGCAAAGGCTTCAGCGAGGTCTCTTTTGACCTGTGGCCTGGCGAAGTGCTGGGCATTGTCGGCGAGTCCGGTTCAGGTAAAACCACCCTGCTGAAATCCATTTCCTCACGCCTGACGCCGCAGTCGGGCGAGATTCAGTACCAGAACCGTTCGCTCTACGCCATGAGCGAGGCCGACCGTCGTCGCCTGCTGCGCACCGAATGGGGCGTGGTGCATCAGCATCCGCTGGACGGTCTGCGTCGTCAGGTCTCTGCGGGCGGCAATATCGGCGAACGCCTGATGGCGACCGGTGCGCGCCACTACGGCGAGATCCGCGCCACGGCGCAGCGCTGGCTGGAAGAGGTCGAAATTCCGGCCTCACGTATCGACGACCTGCCGACCACCTTTTCCGGCGGCATGCAGCAACGTCTGCAGATCGCCCGCAACCTCGTCACGCATCCGAAGCTGGTGTTTATGGATGAACCGACCGGCGGCCTGGACGTCTCCGTACAGGCGAAGCTACTGGACCTGCTGCGCGGCCTGGTGGTGGAACTGGATCTGGCGGTGGTGATTGTCACCCACGATTTAGGCGTGGCGCGCCTGCTGGCAGACCGTCTGCTGGTGATGAAACAGGGTCAGGTGGTGGAAAGTGGATTAACCGACCGCGTGCTCGACGATCCGCACCACCCTTATACCCAACTGCTGGTGTCGTCAGTTTTACAGAATTGA
- the phnJ gene encoding alpha-D-ribose 1-methylphosphonate 5-phosphate C-P-lyase PhnJ — protein MTTNLSGYNFAYLDEQTKRMIRRAILKAVAIPGYQVPFGGREMPMPYGWGTGGIQITASVIGEPDVLKVIDQGADDTTNAVSIRNFFKRVTGVNTTERTEDATLIQTRHRIPETPLGEDQIIIFQVPIPEPLRFIEPRETETRTMHALEEYGIMQVKLYEDIARFGHIATTYAYPVKVNGRYVMDPSPIPKFDNPKMDMMPALQLFGAGREKRIYAVPPYTRVESLDFDDHPFTVQTWDEPCAICGSTHSYLDEVVLDDTGKRMFVCSDTDYCRQQSEALSQ, from the coding sequence GTGACCACTAACCTCTCCGGCTACAACTTTGCTTATCTGGATGAGCAGACTAAACGCATGATCCGCCGCGCGATCCTCAAAGCGGTGGCGATCCCAGGCTATCAGGTGCCGTTCGGTGGTCGCGAAATGCCGATGCCCTACGGCTGGGGAACCGGCGGGATCCAGATTACCGCCAGTGTGATTGGCGAACCGGATGTGCTGAAGGTTATCGATCAGGGCGCGGATGACACCACCAACGCCGTATCGATCCGCAACTTCTTCAAACGCGTCACCGGCGTTAATACCACCGAACGCACGGAAGACGCCACGCTTATCCAGACCCGTCACCGGATCCCGGAAACGCCGCTGGGAGAAGATCAGATCATTATCTTCCAGGTGCCGATCCCCGAACCGCTGCGTTTTATCGAGCCGCGCGAAACAGAAACCCGCACCATGCATGCGCTGGAGGAGTACGGGATCATGCAGGTAAAACTGTATGAAGATATCGCCCGCTTCGGCCACATCGCGACCACCTACGCCTACCCGGTGAAGGTGAATGGCCGCTATGTGATGGACCCGTCGCCAATCCCGAAATTCGATAACCCGAAGATGGACATGATGCCCGCCCTCCAGCTGTTTGGCGCGGGACGCGAAAAACGGATCTACGCCGTGCCGCCGTATACCCGCGTGGAAAGCCTCGACTTCGACGATCATCCGTTCACCGTGCAGACCTGGGATGAGCCCTGCGCCATCTGCGGTTCAACACACAGTTATCTTGACGAAGTGGTGCTCGATGACACCGGCAAACGGATGTTTGTCTGCTCCGACACCGACTACTGCCGCCAACAGAGCGAGGCACTCAGCCAATGA
- a CDS encoding carbon-phosphorus lyase complex subunit PhnI (required for the use of phosphonate and phosphite), translating into MYVAVKGGEKAIANAHALQEHRRRGDDAVVELSVAQIEQQMNLAVDRVMTEGGIADRELAALALKQASGDNVEAIFLLRAYRTTLAKLAVSEPLNSAEMRLERRISAVYKDIPGGQLLGPTYDYTHRLLDFTLLANGETPPLRTAESTQEAAPHVFSLLANQGLAKPEEDNGIAPDDITRTPPVYPCSRASRLQQLMRGDEGYLLALAYSTQRGYGRNHPFAAEIRSGYVALETVPEELGFAVNVGELLMTECEMVNGFVAPEHDVPHFTRGYGLVFGMSERKAMAMALVDRALQAPDYDETVTGPAQDEEFVLAHADNVEAAGFVSHLKLPHYVDFQAELELLKRLQQEAARDH; encoded by the coding sequence ATGTACGTAGCCGTCAAGGGGGGCGAGAAGGCAATAGCCAATGCCCATGCGTTACAGGAGCACCGACGCCGGGGCGACGATGCGGTTGTCGAACTGAGCGTGGCGCAGATCGAACAGCAGATGAATCTGGCTGTCGACAGGGTAATGACCGAAGGCGGTATTGCCGATCGCGAACTGGCGGCGCTGGCGCTCAAGCAGGCCAGCGGCGATAACGTCGAAGCCATCTTTCTGCTGCGCGCCTATCGCACTACGCTGGCGAAGCTGGCGGTGAGTGAGCCACTGAACAGCGCGGAAATGCGCCTGGAACGCCGTATCTCCGCCGTCTATAAAGATATTCCGGGTGGACAGCTGTTAGGGCCAACCTATGACTACACCCATCGTCTGCTCGATTTTACGCTGCTGGCGAATGGCGAAACGCCACCGTTGCGGACCGCAGAGAGTACACAGGAAGCCGCCCCGCACGTCTTTTCGCTGTTGGCGAATCAGGGGCTGGCGAAGCCCGAAGAAGATAACGGCATCGCGCCGGATGACATCACCCGCACGCCGCCGGTTTATCCCTGCTCCCGCGCCTCGCGCCTGCAACAGCTGATGCGCGGCGATGAGGGCTATCTGCTGGCGCTGGCCTACTCTACCCAGCGCGGCTACGGGCGCAATCACCCGTTCGCGGCCGAGATCCGCAGCGGTTACGTTGCGCTGGAAACGGTGCCGGAAGAGCTGGGATTTGCGGTCAACGTTGGCGAACTGCTGATGACCGAATGCGAAATGGTCAACGGCTTTGTCGCCCCGGAACACGACGTGCCCCACTTTACTCGCGGCTACGGGCTGGTGTTCGGCATGAGCGAACGCAAAGCGATGGCAATGGCGCTGGTGGACAGAGCCCTACAGGCACCCGACTACGATGAAACGGTCACGGGACCAGCACAGGACGAAGAGTTCGTGCTGGCGCATGCGGATAACGTCGAGGCGGCGGGTTTTGTTTCGCACCTCAAACTCCCCCACTACGTCGATTTCCAGGCCGAGCTGGAACTGCTCAAACGCCTGCAACAGGAGGCCGCCCGTGACCACTAA
- the phnH gene encoding phosphonate C-P lyase system protein PhnH: protein MTLQTAFTLPVQDAQQSFRRLLKAMSEPGVIVALHQLKHGWQPLNLATTSVLLTLVDGDTPVWLSPALNNDIASQNLRFHTNAPMVEQPQLATFAVADEQISSEQLNALSAGSAVAPESSATLIVQVSSLSGGRMLRLTGAGIAEERMIAPQLPECLIHELTERPHPFPLGVDLILTCGERLLAIPRTTHVEVC, encoded by the coding sequence ATGACCCTACAGACCGCCTTTACCCTGCCCGTCCAGGACGCCCAACAAAGCTTTCGCCGCCTGCTGAAAGCGATGAGCGAACCGGGGGTGATTGTTGCCCTGCATCAACTGAAACACGGCTGGCAGCCGTTGAATCTGGCAACCACCAGCGTTCTGCTGACGCTGGTCGATGGCGATACGCCGGTCTGGCTATCGCCTGCGCTTAATAATGACATCGCCAGCCAGAACCTGCGTTTTCACACCAACGCGCCGATGGTCGAACAGCCGCAACTGGCAACCTTTGCCGTGGCCGACGAGCAGATCAGCAGCGAACAGCTTAATGCCCTCTCCGCCGGTTCTGCCGTCGCGCCGGAATCCAGCGCCACGCTGATCGTGCAGGTCTCCAGCCTGAGCGGCGGGCGGATGTTGCGTCTGACCGGCGCAGGTATCGCCGAAGAGCGGATGATCGCGCCGCAGTTGCCAGAGTGCCTGATTCACGAACTCACCGAGCGCCCGCATCCGTTCCCGCTGGGCGTCGATCTTATCCTCACCTGTGGCGAACGGCTGCTGGCCATTCCGCGAACCACCCATGTGGAGGTGTGCTGA